The nucleotide sequence CGTAGCACATCGCCGAAACAAACCTGCGCTGTGCAGGAAACCCAAGAATCTACATGTTTAATGCCAACTTTCTAGGTCTTTTAgcttccgagatctcagcgttagatcgactcggctagtgatcttgatcaagaatatatttactttatagggtcggaaacgcttccttccacctgttacacactttccgatgaatgttatatatataaatatagatatcagaaaatgtaaaaattgTACTTACTGCGGAATGGTACGATGCAGTCGAGTATTAAAAAGTGTAATATATTCTTTAGGCCTGGCAATTGATACATTGAAAGGAACCTGAATTCGAATATAAGCTGAGTATTAAATGTACAAGTATATTATTTGTTAAACATATTTTACCTTTATTCCTGGTTCATCAAAGCATGGAAACACTCGACGAGCATAGGTTGGTTTCAGGTTAGTAGCAAAATATACCTCTTGGCCATTATTGGTCGAATTGGTATAATAACTTTTAAAGAGTCCTTCCTCAGCTTCTAAAATATTTCCCTCAAAAGAAATTTCTAGAAGACATTCAGAATCCATTTTCACGTAATCTTTAAGGTACAAAACAAATACATCCTTTCGAGGAAGTCGACCGCCCCTTAAAATTGTAAGGGTTTCGATAGTTGTCCTGCTGTTTATATTAAGTTATAAAAGATAcaaaaatcttttttataaGGCTTACTTACCTGTTTTCCACATTTAATCTGCTCAGAtagattttttttaggtcTATCAATAAGTTTGCATATGCATGGAAATGGACCTTTTTTGAATCTGTTATCCATTTTAATGATATTTTCACTATTCCACTAAAATATTGGTTTTCTATTTTGGGTTCAATATAAAGTTCATAGTTCAGGGGCACTAC is from Drosophila suzukii chromosome 3, CBGP_Dsuzu_IsoJpt1.0, whole genome shotgun sequence and encodes:
- the LOC139352732 gene encoding endoplasmic reticulum aminopeptidase 1 codes for the protein MDNAKLVYTFLAVLGTAQIFKGIIKADFDLSTLHAISEVRLPDEVVPLNYELYIEPKIENQYFSGIVKISLKWITDSKKVHFHAYANLLIDLKKIYLSRLNVENSRTTIETLTILRGGRLPRKDVFVLYLKDYVKMDSECLLEISFEGNILEAEEGLFKSYYTNSTNNGQEVYFATNLKPTYARRVFPCFDEPGIKVPFNVSIARPKEYITLFNTRLHRTIPHPVLNGYWLDYFYNTPPISTHAFGFVISKLQMWDQVKMLESPSTPTLNIWNNNLPSVILTQFPVYVLKGETLQHSGGPETMRPSRAKETFLQENHETTG